A section of the Sphingomonas ginsenosidivorax genome encodes:
- the fliE gene encoding flagellar hook-basal body complex protein FliE, which translates to MSIGGVGGMGGGAMSVDRVMQLRAQILERNEALTRANASASAAAPTSAQPTSFADTLGDALKSVNEGQTQAAKLSESYERGETVDIAKVMLARQQASVGFEATLQVRNKLLSAYKDIMSMPV; encoded by the coding sequence ATGAGTATCGGCGGCGTCGGGGGAATGGGCGGCGGCGCGATGAGCGTCGACCGGGTGATGCAGCTTCGCGCGCAGATCCTGGAACGCAACGAGGCGCTGACCCGCGCCAACGCCAGCGCGAGCGCGGCTGCACCGACCTCTGCGCAGCCGACCAGCTTTGCCGACACGCTCGGCGACGCGCTGAAATCGGTCAACGAGGGCCAGACCCAGGCTGCCAAGCTCAGCGAAAGCTACGAGCGCGGCGAGACGGTCGACATCGCGAAAGTGATGCTCGCCCGCCAGCAGGCGTCGGTCGGCTTCGAGGCCACGTTGCAGGTCCGCAACAAACTGCTGTCCGCCTACAAGGACATCATGAGCATGCCGGTGTAA
- a CDS encoding sigma-54 interaction domain-containing protein, translating into MRSIQPSQTVMKRKYALLSSLRAQGVTVRLDNTASISTDYLLVAEGEEVVDATRTMIVGETGCLVVPARDGQPARLSYGPADSAVGNGFARAMLAGPDLPTAADPESLALLALAERVAASDITVLINGPTGTGKEVLARTIHANSARAAKPFIAINCAALPETMLEALLFGHQKGAFTGASSGGEGFFRAADGGTILLDEIAEMPIQLQAKLLRVLQEREVVPIGASVPQRIDVRIIACANRDLQDEVAAGRFRSDLYYRLAVFPLTTKRLAERRQDIPALAATMILRHAGNRSTIPWPTAEAIDALGRHDWPGNVRELENVIQRALLFAAGDTIDAGHIVFDRAVAPAPIARPITGPGAEANDTETLGNIVQMSEFAAIRETLRACGGSRIETARRLGISERTLRYRLAKAREQGEDITRAVSA; encoded by the coding sequence ATGCGTTCGATCCAGCCGTCTCAAACCGTGATGAAGCGCAAATATGCTTTGCTCTCTTCTTTGCGGGCGCAGGGCGTCACCGTACGATTGGACAATACTGCTTCCATATCGACGGACTATCTCCTCGTCGCCGAGGGCGAAGAGGTGGTGGATGCGACTCGGACGATGATCGTCGGCGAGACCGGGTGCCTGGTGGTGCCGGCGCGCGACGGCCAGCCGGCCCGCCTGTCCTATGGTCCCGCCGATTCGGCGGTCGGCAACGGCTTTGCCCGCGCGATGCTCGCCGGCCCCGACCTGCCGACCGCCGCCGATCCCGAGAGCCTCGCGCTGCTGGCGCTCGCCGAGCGCGTCGCCGCCTCCGACATCACCGTGCTGATCAACGGCCCGACCGGCACCGGCAAGGAAGTGCTCGCACGCACCATCCACGCCAATTCGGCGCGCGCGGCCAAGCCGTTCATCGCGATCAACTGTGCAGCCCTGCCCGAGACGATGCTCGAGGCGCTGCTGTTCGGCCACCAGAAGGGTGCGTTCACCGGTGCGTCGTCGGGCGGCGAGGGCTTCTTCCGCGCGGCCGACGGCGGCACCATCCTGCTCGACGAGATCGCCGAGATGCCGATCCAGCTGCAGGCCAAGCTGCTGCGCGTGCTGCAGGAGCGCGAGGTCGTGCCGATCGGCGCCTCGGTCCCCCAGCGCATCGACGTCCGCATCATCGCCTGCGCCAACCGCGACCTCCAGGACGAAGTCGCCGCCGGCCGGTTCCGTTCGGATCTCTATTATCGTCTCGCGGTGTTCCCGCTGACCACCAAGCGCCTGGCCGAACGCCGCCAGGACATCCCCGCGCTCGCCGCGACGATGATCCTGCGCCATGCCGGCAACCGCAGCACGATTCCCTGGCCGACCGCCGAGGCGATCGACGCGCTCGGCCGTCACGACTGGCCGGGCAATGTCCGCGAGCTCGAGAACGTCATCCAGCGCGCGCTGCTGTTCGCCGCCGGCGACACGATCGACGCCGGGCACATCGTGTTCGACCGCGCGGTCGCACCCGCCCCGATCGCACGCCCGATCACGGGCCCGGGCGCCGAAGCCAACGACACCGAGACCCTCGGCAACATCGTCCAGATGAGCGAGTTCGCGGCGATCCGCGAGACTCTGCGCGCGTGCGGCGGCAGCCGGATCGAGACCGCGCGGCGGCTGGGCATTTCGGAGCGCACGCTGCGCTACCGCCTCGCCAAGGCGCGCGAACAGGGTGAGGACATCACCCGGGCCGTCTCCGCATGA
- a CDS encoding flagellin — translation MTVIASNVSALRASNASTSAQMALSTSMQRLSTGQRINSAKDDAAGLAISASMTSQIRGMNQGIRNANDGISMAQTAEGALDEVTNNLQRMRELEVQKTNGTYSPEDKANITAEQNALSQQIANVLTNTKFNGQSLFAGADGAPTTALSVTIQAGADASDAIQLNLGADLLTSTAMAAIVRKGVATDDTTTTTIDERVTGVKASATLEQYDDAIASITNRRASLGATQNQLQSAVNNLTSNATNLSDARSRIQDTDYSAETTALAKAQILSQASTAMLSQANQSTQSVLKLLQ, via the coding sequence ATGACCGTGATCGCCAGCAATGTCAGCGCCTTGCGCGCTTCGAACGCTTCCACGTCGGCGCAGATGGCGCTGTCGACCTCGATGCAGCGCCTCTCGACCGGCCAGCGCATCAACAGCGCGAAGGACGACGCCGCCGGCCTCGCCATCAGCGCGTCGATGACCTCGCAGATCCGCGGCATGAACCAGGGCATCCGCAACGCCAATGACGGCATCTCGATGGCGCAGACGGCAGAAGGCGCGCTCGACGAGGTCACCAACAACCTGCAGCGGATGCGCGAACTCGAAGTCCAGAAGACCAACGGCACCTATTCGCCCGAAGACAAGGCGAACATCACCGCCGAGCAGAACGCGCTCTCGCAGCAGATCGCCAACGTGTTGACCAACACCAAGTTCAACGGTCAGTCCCTGTTTGCCGGCGCGGATGGTGCGCCCACAACGGCGCTGTCGGTCACGATCCAGGCTGGCGCTGACGCATCGGATGCGATCCAGCTCAACTTGGGTGCGGACCTGCTGACGAGCACGGCCATGGCCGCTATCGTTCGGAAGGGAGTCGCTACCGACGACACCACGACCACGACGATCGATGAGAGGGTGACTGGCGTAAAGGCAAGTGCCACGCTGGAGCAGTATGATGATGCCATCGCGTCGATCACGAACCGCCGCGCCAGCCTGGGTGCGACACAGAACCAGCTGCAGTCGGCGGTCAACAACCTGACCAGCAACGCGACCAACCTGTCGGACGCGCGCAGCCGGATCCAGGATACCGATTACTCCGCGGAGACGACCGCGCTCGCCAAGGCGCAGATCCTCTCGCAGGCATCGACCGCGATGCTGAGCCAGGCGAACCAGAGCACGCAGAGTGTCCTGAAGCTCCTCCAGTAA
- a CDS encoding flagellin has product MTVINSNVSALRASNASNSAQSALSIAMQRLSTGKRINSAKDDAAGLAISASMTSQVAGMNQGIRNANDGISMAQTAEGALDEVTNNLQRMRELQVQKTNGTYSPTDVANIAAEQTALATQITNVLTNTKFNGQPLFTGTAGTNGVVSIQAGANTSDRINMQLGGNLLTTSGVEGVLTGGATPAVVATTLEAYDTAIANVVNRRSSLGATQNQLQSAVNNLTSNATNLSDARSRIEDTDYSSETTALAKAQILSQASTAMLSQANQSTQSVLKLLGQ; this is encoded by the coding sequence ATGACGGTAATCAACAGTAATGTCAGCGCGCTACGCGCTTCGAATGCCTCGAACAGCGCGCAGTCCGCCCTGTCGATCGCGATGCAGCGCCTGTCGACCGGCAAGCGCATCAACAGCGCAAAGGACGATGCCGCCGGCCTCGCGATCAGCGCGTCGATGACTTCGCAGGTCGCCGGCATGAACCAGGGCATCCGCAACGCAAACGACGGCATCTCGATGGCGCAGACCGCCGAAGGCGCGCTCGACGAGGTGACCAACAACCTGCAGCGGATGCGCGAGCTTCAGGTCCAGAAGACCAACGGCACCTATTCGCCCACCGACGTTGCGAACATCGCCGCCGAGCAGACCGCGCTGGCGACGCAGATCACCAACGTGCTCACCAACACCAAATTCAACGGCCAGCCTTTGTTTACCGGTACCGCCGGAACGAACGGCGTCGTGTCGATCCAGGCAGGCGCCAACACATCGGACCGGATCAACATGCAGTTGGGCGGCAATCTGCTGACCACCAGCGGCGTCGAAGGCGTGCTGACCGGGGGCGCCACGCCCGCCGTGGTCGCGACGACGCTGGAGGCGTACGACACGGCGATCGCCAACGTCGTCAACCGCCGTTCCAGCCTGGGTGCGACGCAGAACCAGCTGCAGTCGGCGGTCAACAACCTGACCAGCAACGCGACCAACCTGTCGGACGCGCGCAGCCGGATCGAGGACACCGACTATTCGTCGGAGACCACCGCGCTCGCCAAGGCACAGATCCTGAGCCAAGCTTCGACCGCGATGCTCAGCCAGGCGAACCAGAGCACGCAGAGCGTCCTCAAGCTGCTCGGCCAGTAA
- a CDS encoding VOC family protein — MLTALHHVAVICTDYERSRRFYVETLGLALIREVYREERQSWKADLRIGASQLELFSFPAPAMRPSYPEATGLRHLAFSVDDLDPVIARLVDAGIAVEPIRIDPYTDQRFTFFSDPDGLPLELYEHR; from the coding sequence ATGCTGACCGCGCTCCACCACGTCGCCGTGATCTGCACCGACTATGAGCGCTCGCGTCGATTCTATGTCGAGACGCTGGGTCTCGCGCTGATCCGCGAAGTGTACCGCGAAGAGCGCCAGTCGTGGAAAGCCGACCTCCGGATCGGCGCGTCGCAGCTCGAACTCTTCTCGTTTCCCGCACCCGCGATGCGCCCCTCCTATCCGGAGGCGACCGGGTTGCGGCACCTGGCCTTCTCGGTCGACGACCTCGATCCGGTGATCGCGCGGCTGGTCGATGCTGGCATAGCCGTCGAGCCGATCCGCATCGACCCCTATACCGACCAGCGCTTCACCTTCTTCAGCGACCCCGACGGCCTCCCGCTGGAGCTGTACGAACACCGCTGA
- a CDS encoding sigma-70 family RNA polymerase sigma factor, which translates to MSAMPMQSAFANATPVPGPIPTPLATIVGQPLTYRPGQRPGGDPNALIREHLPLVRRIAWHVHGSMSNLVEVDDLVQVGLVALVEASATFEDRGGATFRQYVSQRLRGAMIDELRRQATTTRGAMRRRRAYAAAVKTLTGPSGEKPTEAMLAKTLDVSVEKLRADYATADAIKFESVDDLYADDLPWFADDTPSAFDQLADSEMRDALIAAIAALPTRAAQVIQMYYVDELNLEEIGQVLGVGAARVCQIKKQGYDALKKALAGQR; encoded by the coding sequence ATGAGCGCGATGCCGATGCAGTCCGCGTTCGCGAACGCGACACCCGTCCCGGGCCCGATCCCCACGCCGCTCGCGACGATCGTCGGGCAGCCGCTCACCTATCGCCCGGGCCAGCGCCCCGGCGGCGATCCCAACGCGCTGATCCGCGAACACCTGCCTTTGGTCCGCCGGATCGCGTGGCACGTGCATGGCAGCATGAGCAATCTGGTCGAGGTCGACGACCTGGTCCAGGTCGGGTTGGTCGCTTTGGTCGAGGCGTCGGCGACGTTCGAGGACCGCGGCGGCGCGACCTTCCGCCAATATGTCTCGCAGCGATTGCGCGGCGCGATGATCGACGAGCTGCGGCGCCAGGCGACGACGACGCGCGGCGCGATGCGCCGACGTCGCGCCTACGCCGCCGCGGTGAAGACGCTGACGGGCCCGAGCGGCGAGAAGCCGACCGAGGCGATGCTCGCCAAGACGCTCGACGTCTCGGTCGAGAAGCTGCGCGCGGATTATGCGACCGCGGACGCGATCAAGTTCGAATCGGTCGACGATCTCTACGCCGACGACCTGCCCTGGTTCGCCGACGACACGCCGAGCGCGTTCGACCAGCTCGCCGATTCGGAGATGCGCGACGCGCTGATCGCCGCGATCGCCGCGCTGCCGACGCGCGCCGCGCAGGTGATCCAGATGTATTATGTCGACGAACTCAATCTCGAGGAGATCGGGCAGGTCCTCGGCGTCGGCGCCGCGCGCGTCTGCCAGATCAAGAAACAGGGCTATGACGCGCTGAAGAAGGCGCTCGCCGGCCAGCGCTGA
- the flhA gene encoding flagellar biosynthesis protein FlhA, with the protein MTKILPNLRASALPIAILLLVVLMVVPIPAAMLDVFFIANIAISLAVLMVSLNAQKPLDFSAFPTVLLFATLFRLGLNVASTRVVLVHGHEGEAAAGHVIEAFGTFLIGGDYIVGLFVFSILIIINLIVVTKGAGRVSEVSARFTLDALPGKQMAIDADLNAGLITPDEAKQRRIDTATEAEFYGSMDGSSKFVKGDAVAGLLILATNIIGGLILGPVSHGMSIGDAAHNYVLLAIGDALVAQLPSLMLSIAAAAIVTRVTSTHDLAGQIGSQFGSPRTWTPVAVILGLLGLMPGMPHFVILPMAAIAGFAAWKLRQIAARPVIVAAPVVEAADPSRIGWDEVSDAMQINIDIGYGLVPLVDERRGAPLMGRVTGVRRQLSKELGFVVPQVRIRDDINLPPHLYRILVNGVVVGEDVVSPDEMLALDTGTAFGELYGKKAKDPTFGLDATWIAPGDADAATGAGFLVVDPGTVVATHLNHALGQNAADLLGTDEVQSLLDGLKERAAQLVASLAPLPLTTLTQVLKGLLVENVPLKEFRRIASAIAVAAQKTQDADEIVELIRPQLGALIIQKLCGVREPLRVMTLEGQLEGLLGQAARADTSRRHVIEPDLGRRIVEALQRAAQPLIADAKPFALVVQPAIRVAIRKLVKTCLPDTPVMSFFEVPEEKAVEVVAVIGTPMALAA; encoded by the coding sequence ATGACCAAGATCCTCCCGAACCTGCGCGCGTCCGCGCTGCCGATCGCGATCCTGCTGCTCGTCGTGCTGATGGTCGTGCCGATCCCGGCCGCCATGCTCGACGTGTTCTTCATCGCCAACATCGCGATCAGCCTCGCCGTGCTGATGGTGTCCTTGAACGCGCAGAAGCCGCTCGACTTCTCCGCCTTCCCGACCGTGCTGCTGTTCGCGACCCTGTTCCGCCTCGGCCTCAACGTCGCCTCGACGCGCGTCGTGCTGGTCCACGGGCACGAGGGCGAGGCCGCGGCGGGTCACGTGATCGAGGCGTTCGGCACCTTCCTGATCGGCGGCGACTATATCGTCGGGCTGTTCGTCTTCTCGATCCTGATCATCATCAACCTGATCGTCGTCACCAAGGGCGCCGGTCGCGTCTCCGAAGTGTCCGCGCGCTTCACGCTCGACGCATTGCCCGGCAAGCAGATGGCGATCGACGCCGACCTCAACGCCGGCCTCATCACCCCCGACGAGGCCAAGCAGCGCCGCATCGACACCGCGACCGAGGCCGAATTCTACGGCTCGATGGACGGTTCGTCCAAGTTCGTGAAGGGCGACGCGGTCGCCGGCCTCCTGATCCTCGCGACCAACATCATCGGCGGGCTGATCCTGGGCCCGGTCAGCCACGGCATGTCGATCGGCGATGCCGCGCACAATTACGTGCTGCTCGCGATCGGCGACGCGCTCGTCGCGCAGCTGCCGTCGCTGATGCTCTCGATCGCCGCCGCCGCGATCGTCACGCGCGTCACCTCGACGCACGATCTCGCCGGCCAGATCGGCAGCCAGTTCGGTAGCCCGCGCACCTGGACCCCGGTCGCCGTCATCCTCGGGCTGCTCGGGCTGATGCCCGGCATGCCGCATTTCGTGATCCTGCCGATGGCGGCGATCGCGGGGTTCGCGGCGTGGAAGCTGCGCCAGATCGCCGCGCGCCCGGTCATCGTCGCCGCCCCGGTGGTCGAGGCGGCCGACCCGTCGCGGATCGGCTGGGACGAGGTCAGCGACGCGATGCAGATCAACATCGACATCGGCTACGGCCTGGTGCCGCTGGTCGACGAGCGCCGCGGCGCGCCGCTGATGGGCCGCGTCACCGGGGTGCGCCGCCAGCTGTCGAAGGAACTGGGCTTCGTCGTGCCGCAGGTGAGGATCCGCGACGACATCAACCTGCCGCCGCACCTCTACCGCATCCTCGTCAACGGCGTCGTCGTCGGCGAGGACGTCGTGTCGCCCGACGAGATGCTCGCGCTCGATACCGGCACCGCGTTCGGCGAACTCTACGGCAAGAAGGCCAAGGACCCGACCTTCGGGCTCGACGCGACCTGGATCGCGCCGGGCGATGCCGATGCCGCGACCGGCGCGGGTTTTCTCGTCGTCGATCCCGGCACCGTGGTCGCGACGCACCTCAACCATGCGCTCGGCCAGAACGCCGCCGACCTGCTCGGCACCGACGAGGTCCAGTCGCTGCTCGACGGTCTCAAGGAGCGCGCCGCGCAGCTCGTCGCCTCGCTCGCGCCGTTGCCGCTCACCACCCTCACTCAAGTCTTGAAGGGCCTGCTCGTGGAGAATGTTCCGCTCAAGGAGTTCCGCCGGATCGCGTCCGCCATCGCGGTGGCGGCGCAGAAGACGCAGGATGCCGACGAGATCGTCGAGCTGATCCGGCCGCAGCTCGGCGCGCTGATCATCCAGAAACTGTGCGGCGTGCGCGAGCCGCTGCGCGTGATGACGCTGGAGGGTCAGCTCGAAGGGCTGCTCGGCCAGGCCGCGCGCGCCGACACCTCGCGCCGCCACGTGATCGAACCCGATCTCGGCCGCCGCATCGTCGAGGCGCTGCAGCGCGCCGCGCAGCCGCTGATCGCCGACGCCAAACCGTTCGCGCTGGTCGTCCAGCCAGCGATCCGCGTCGCGATCCGCAAGCTGGTGAAGACCTGCCTGCCCGACACCCCCGTGATGAGCTTCTTCGAAGTACCCGAGGAGAAGGCGGTCGAGGTCGTCGCGGTGATCGGCACGCCGATGGCGCTGGCGGCATGA
- a CDS encoding lytic transglycosylase domain-containing protein yields MTVSPITTSRVQSAIAAASSKTGIDFQYLLGQAKLESGLQTNARAATSSASGLYQFIERSWLSVVKQHGADHGLGWAANAISSSNGRPSVADPAMRQAILALRNNPDAASLMAAEHASDNKTALENTLGRTATGTDLYMAHFLGLGGAKKFLGALQSSPGQSAAALFPAAAGANRGVFYASNGQPRSLSDVYSRFAAKLGAGAADSGTGAGADGATQTALAARSFDMGDATVITGGNESTQDAMAWASAAIGKFRSGATPQQAAANLMRPTPDTARLAYMMLASMGG; encoded by the coding sequence ATGACCGTTTCTCCGATCACTACCAGCCGCGTCCAGTCGGCGATCGCCGCCGCCAGCAGCAAGACCGGAATCGACTTCCAGTATCTGCTCGGCCAGGCGAAGCTCGAATCGGGCCTGCAGACCAACGCGCGCGCGGCGACATCGTCGGCGTCGGGGCTGTACCAGTTCATCGAGCGCAGCTGGCTGTCGGTGGTCAAGCAGCACGGCGCCGATCACGGCCTCGGCTGGGCGGCGAACGCGATCAGCAGCAGCAACGGCCGGCCGAGCGTTGCCGACCCGGCCATGCGGCAGGCGATCCTCGCGCTGCGCAACAATCCCGACGCGGCATCGCTGATGGCCGCCGAGCATGCGTCGGACAACAAGACCGCGCTCGAAAACACGCTCGGCCGCACCGCGACCGGCACCGACCTGTACATGGCGCATTTCCTGGGTCTCGGCGGCGCGAAGAAGTTCCTCGGCGCGCTGCAGTCGTCGCCCGGCCAGTCGGCCGCCGCGCTGTTCCCCGCCGCCGCCGGCGCCAATCGCGGCGTCTTCTACGCCTCGAACGGCCAGCCGCGCTCGCTGTCCGACGTCTATAGCCGCTTCGCCGCCAAGCTCGGCGCGGGTGCGGCCGACAGCGGCACGGGCGCTGGAGCAGATGGGGCCACCCAGACCGCGCTCGCCGCGCGCAGCTTCGACATGGGCGACGCCACCGTCATCACCGGCGGCAACGAGAGCACGCAGGACGCGATGGCCTGGGCCAGCGCGGCGATCGGCAAGTTCCGCTCGGGCGCGACCCCGCAACAGGCCGCGGCCAATCTGATGCGCCCGACTCCCGACACCGCGCGGCTCGCCTACATGATGCTCGCGAGCATGGGGGGCTGA
- a CDS encoding flagellar protein FlgN yields the protein MNRRDALIRVIDLLHAEIAALKSNDVAALERATREKLVAIDAIAATGDAPAGPDIRELADEANRLNETCRIYTNLMAANVRRRLQMLTGAAGNGYGRGVAGAYA from the coding sequence ATGAACAGGCGTGATGCCCTGATCCGCGTGATCGACCTCCTCCACGCCGAGATCGCCGCGCTGAAATCGAACGACGTCGCCGCCCTCGAGCGCGCGACGCGCGAGAAGCTCGTCGCAATCGACGCGATTGCCGCAACCGGCGACGCGCCGGCCGGCCCCGACATCCGCGAGCTCGCCGACGAGGCCAACCGCCTCAACGAGACCTGCCGCATCTATACCAACCTGATGGCGGCAAATGTCCGCCGCCGCCTGCAAATGCTGACCGGTGCTGCCGGTAACGGCTATGGCCGCGGCGTCGCCGGCGCCTACGCCTAA
- the flgM gene encoding flagellar biosynthesis anti-sigma factor FlgM, whose product MVESIGARLTTGPTAVVRAVRETPTVATAATAASQPKAVSTMAADMAAAPPVNTDRVAEIKQAIKDGRYPIMPARIADSLIALRLEWKSSNEPQS is encoded by the coding sequence ATGGTAGAATCGATAGGGGCAAGGCTGACGACGGGACCGACCGCGGTGGTTCGTGCCGTGCGCGAGACGCCGACCGTCGCGACCGCGGCGACCGCGGCATCGCAGCCGAAAGCTGTCTCCACGATGGCCGCCGACATGGCCGCGGCACCGCCGGTCAACACCGACCGCGTCGCGGAAATCAAGCAAGCGATCAAGGACGGGCGCTATCCGATCATGCCGGCGCGCATCGCCGACAGCCTGATCGCCCTCCGCCTCGAATGGAAGTCCAGCAATGAACCCCAGTCATGA
- a CDS encoding flagella basal body P-ring formation protein FlgA, protein MFRALLLTLLLPATPALAAGFQDTTGLDRAVSAFAGHAIGDEGGARAPVDARLKLAQCPTVALSWRTPAHDAVVIACSGPDWKIYVPMRASVTPVGEPTVVTMAVAKGPPVIKRGDPVVIEAASAGFQISREGIAMGDAAAGARLLVKVGDARTPVQAIALADGRATLPGWGQ, encoded by the coding sequence ATGTTCCGCGCACTCCTGCTGACGCTGCTGCTGCCGGCCACCCCTGCCCTGGCGGCAGGCTTCCAGGACACCACCGGGCTCGACCGCGCGGTGTCGGCCTTTGCCGGCCATGCGATCGGCGACGAGGGCGGCGCGCGCGCGCCGGTGGATGCACGGCTGAAGCTCGCGCAATGCCCGACCGTCGCGCTGTCGTGGCGGACGCCCGCGCACGACGCGGTAGTGATCGCCTGTTCGGGTCCCGACTGGAAGATCTACGTGCCGATGCGCGCGTCGGTAACGCCGGTCGGCGAGCCCACCGTCGTGACGATGGCGGTCGCCAAGGGCCCGCCGGTGATCAAGCGCGGCGATCCCGTGGTGATCGAGGCGGCCTCGGCCGGGTTCCAGATTTCGCGCGAGGGCATCGCGATGGGCGACGCCGCGGCCGGCGCGCGGCTGCTGGTCAAGGTCGGCGATGCCCGCACGCCGGTCCAGGCGATCGCGCTGGCGGACGGTCGCGCGACGCTGCCGGGCTGGGGTCAATAA
- a CDS encoding flagellar motor protein MotB, which translates to MTEFDFPAAPAGRPLWLITLADLALLLVGFFVLVQATQHVDRRALADGFRAGFGAGVDQRTEQAIPVAAAGMMNFAAGSATLPGSGDGLVAWAREAARDPRVMLTVTGSVDGSPGDVDPATGSGAVLAADRARVVAALLAAVVPPGRMMITTTTHAGHRAAMVNQGFAGAAPEPTR; encoded by the coding sequence ATGACCGAGTTCGACTTTCCCGCCGCGCCTGCCGGGCGGCCGCTCTGGCTGATCACGCTCGCCGACCTCGCATTGCTGCTGGTCGGCTTCTTCGTGCTCGTGCAGGCGACGCAGCATGTCGATCGCCGGGCGCTTGCCGACGGGTTCCGCGCGGGCTTCGGCGCGGGGGTCGACCAGCGCACCGAACAGGCTATCCCGGTCGCTGCGGCAGGCATGATGAACTTCGCCGCCGGGTCCGCGACGCTGCCCGGCAGCGGCGACGGCCTGGTCGCCTGGGCACGCGAGGCCGCGCGCGATCCGCGCGTGATGCTGACGGTGACCGGATCGGTCGACGGATCGCCCGGCGACGTCGATCCCGCGACCGGCAGCGGCGCGGTGCTCGCCGCCGACCGCGCGCGCGTCGTCGCTGCGCTGCTTGCCGCGGTGGTGCCGCCCGGCCGGATGATGATCACGACCACGACGCATGCCGGCCACCGCGCCGCGATGGTCAACCAGGGGTTCGCCGGTGCGGCCCCCGAACCAACTCGATGA
- a CDS encoding motility protein A encodes MSTDSLALVGELLDPAALAIVCGGTVLAVALRTPLGELTRAVGALRTLGRTRFDAEPLLQQITALDRIAKRHGALALDRSVIADPDVKAAIAAIVDGAGGDAVRTLVDHRRQARVERHLAVADIWCGAAEVAPAMGMVGTLIGLARMFATMSDPSAIGGAMAIALLATLYGALIANLIASPIATRLRAAARAEAFERARIVAPLAALAEREVPRAPSVQPFANVA; translated from the coding sequence ATGAGCACAGATTCCCTCGCCCTTGTCGGCGAACTCCTCGACCCCGCCGCGCTCGCCATCGTCTGTGGCGGCACCGTGCTCGCGGTCGCGCTGCGCACTCCGCTCGGCGAGCTCACCCGTGCGGTCGGCGCGCTGCGGACGCTCGGCCGGACACGCTTCGATGCCGAGCCGCTGCTGCAGCAGATCACCGCGCTCGACCGGATCGCCAAGCGCCACGGCGCGCTGGCGCTCGACCGCTCGGTGATCGCCGATCCCGACGTCAAGGCGGCGATCGCCGCGATCGTCGACGGCGCGGGCGGCGACGCGGTGCGCACCCTGGTCGACCATCGCCGCCAGGCGCGCGTCGAGCGCCATCTGGCGGTTGCCGATATCTGGTGCGGCGCGGCCGAGGTCGCGCCGGCGATGGGGATGGTCGGCACGCTGATCGGCCTCGCCCGGATGTTCGCGACGATGAGCGATCCGTCGGCGATCGGCGGCGCGATGGCGATCGCGCTGCTCGCGACGCTGTACGGCGCGCTGATCGCGAACCTGATCGCATCCCCGATCGCCACTCGCCTGCGCGCCGCCGCGCGCGCGGAAGCGTTCGAACGCGCGCGGATCGTCGCGCCGCTGGCTGCGCTCGCCGAGCGCGAGGTGCCGCGCGCACCCTCCGTCCAGCCGTTCGCGAACGTCGCATGA
- a CDS encoding flagellar basal body rod protein FlgB — protein sequence MAGDTLFGVHGAALEVRSQRMGLLASNIANASTPGFKARDVDFSTALAAMENNDDGFAGAVKYRVPNQTSMDGNTVELNQEQTAFAENAVQYQTTLSFLKGRIGTITRALKGE from the coding sequence GTGGCAGGAGACACGCTTTTCGGAGTTCATGGCGCGGCGCTCGAGGTGCGTTCGCAGCGCATGGGGCTGCTCGCATCGAACATCGCGAACGCGTCGACGCCGGGCTTCAAGGCGCGCGACGTCGACTTCTCGACCGCGCTCGCCGCGATGGAGAACAACGATGACGGTTTCGCCGGCGCCGTGAAATACCGCGTGCCCAACCAGACCTCGATGGACGGCAACACCGTCGAGCTGAACCAGGAGCAGACCGCGTTCGCCGAGAATGCGGTCCAGTACCAGACGACCTTGTCGTTCCTCAAAGGGCGCATCGGCACGATCACCCGCGCGCTGAAGGGCGAATAA